A genomic window from Winogradskyella sp. J14-2 includes:
- a CDS encoding RNA polymerase sigma factor — translation MEIKDAINKAKQNDQIAFNFLLDTFWNDVYSFQLMRTQNENDAEDITIQTFSKAFDKISTYDKNYKFKTWLITISKNIHIDLVRKQKKTIHNTSKDNEDNYLDIIDDSPTPEDKIITEQNLAKLLRDIKKLKPHYQKVINLRYFQELSYKEISEELNEPMNNVKVKLLRAKKLLAAIITKT, via the coding sequence TTGGAAATAAAAGACGCAATTAACAAAGCCAAACAAAATGACCAGATTGCGTTTAATTTTTTACTAGATACATTCTGGAATGATGTCTATTCATTTCAACTTATGAGAACACAAAATGAAAATGACGCAGAAGATATTACTATTCAAACGTTTTCTAAGGCTTTTGATAAAATAAGCACTTATGATAAAAACTATAAGTTTAAAACATGGCTTATTACCATATCTAAAAACATTCATATTGATTTAGTACGAAAACAAAAAAAGACCATACATAACACATCCAAAGACAATGAAGATAATTACTTAGACATTATTGATGATTCACCAACTCCTGAAGACAAAATTATTACTGAACAAAACCTTGCTAAACTGCTTAGAGATATAAAAAAGCTAAAACCGCATTATCAAAAAGTTATCAATTTAAGATACTTTCAAGAACTTAGCTACAAAGAAATTTCTGAAGAACTTAATGAACCTATGAATAATGTAAAAGTAAAACTATTACGAGCTAAGAAACTGTTAGCAGCAATTATTACTAAAACGTAA
- a CDS encoding pyridoxal phosphate-dependent aminotransferase, with amino-acid sequence MPKISEKGINMPESPIRKLVPYAEEAHKQGKTVYYLNIGQPDIKTPTIALDAVKVHSLDILAYSRSEGSEEYRKKIAKYYLRNNINVTHSDIIVTTGGSEALLFAFGSIMDEDDEIIIPEPFYANYNGFSTASSVKVVPVISKIENNFALPPIEEFEKLITPKTKAILICNPGNPTGYLYSKEEISKLAAIVKKHDLFLIADEVYREFVYDGIEHYSILQEAGLDEHAIVIDSVSKRYSMCGARIGYLVSKNKEVITTALKFAQARLSPPTLAQIASEAALDTPQSYFDDVKQEYVKRRNLLIKGLENIPGVKVAKPNGAFYCIAELPVKNSDDFARWLLESFEYNNSTIMVAPAAGFYSTPGVGRNQIRIAYVLNEDSLKTAVKILEEALKAYKD; translated from the coding sequence ATGCCAAAAATTTCCGAGAAAGGTATTAATATGCCAGAGTCGCCCATTAGAAAATTGGTGCCATATGCTGAAGAAGCGCACAAACAAGGAAAAACCGTTTACTATTTAAATATAGGACAACCAGATATTAAAACGCCTACTATTGCCTTAGATGCTGTTAAAGTGCACTCTTTAGATATCCTAGCCTATTCTAGATCTGAAGGCTCTGAGGAGTACAGAAAGAAAATTGCAAAGTACTATCTACGCAATAATATTAATGTTACTCATAGTGATATAATTGTAACCACAGGTGGTAGTGAAGCTTTATTATTTGCTTTTGGTAGTATTATGGATGAGGATGATGAAATTATAATACCAGAACCATTTTACGCAAACTACAATGGCTTCTCAACTGCTTCTAGTGTAAAGGTAGTTCCTGTTATTTCAAAAATTGAAAATAATTTTGCTCTACCTCCAATTGAAGAGTTTGAAAAACTAATTACTCCCAAAACTAAAGCTATTCTAATCTGCAATCCGGGCAACCCAACAGGCTATTTATATTCTAAAGAAGAAATAAGTAAGCTAGCTGCCATTGTTAAAAAACACGATCTATTCTTAATCGCCGACGAAGTCTACAGAGAATTCGTTTACGATGGTATTGAGCATTATTCAATTTTACAAGAAGCTGGGTTAGATGAGCATGCCATAGTTATAGACTCTGTTTCTAAACGTTACAGTATGTGTGGCGCCCGTATTGGTTACTTAGTTTCAAAAAACAAAGAGGTTATAACAACAGCCCTAAAATTTGCGCAGGCCAGATTAAGTCCACCAACATTGGCCCAAATTGCTAGCGAAGCAGCTTTAGATACACCTCAAAGTTATTTTGATGATGTTAAGCAAGAATACGTAAAGCGCAGAAACCTTTTAATTAAAGGTTTAGAAAACATCCCAGGTGTTAAAGTAGCAAAACCCAATGGTGCTTTTTATTGTATTGCAGAGTTACCAGTAAAAAACTCAGATGATTTTGCACGTTGGCTATTAGAATCTTTTGAATATAATAACAGTACTATTATGGTAGCGCCTGCCGCTGGCTTCTACTCTACACCTGGTGTTGGGCGAAATCAGATTAGAATTGCCTACGTATTAAATGAGGACAGCCTTAAAACAGCTGTAAAAATACTTGAAGAAGCGCTTAAAGCATACAAAGACTAA
- the murB gene encoding UDP-N-acetylmuramate dehydrogenase, giving the protein MVIEHNVSLQPFNTFGIDAKAKQYCNITNTTVLSEILKTKNDQSFFILGGGSNMLLTKDIEALVLHINLKGIEVVNETDDSVFVKAMAGENWHQFVLWCLKHNYGGIENLSLIPGNVGTSPIQNIGAYGVELKDVFESCEAINIKNQDSRIFYKDDCGFDYRESVFKQELKGKYIITSVTFKLSKHHHKLHTAYGAIKQQLQDLQINNPTIKDVSNAVIAIRQSKLPDPKDIGNSGSFFKNPVISKRQFNKLQANFPDVPSYIVSDSMVKVPAGWLIERAGFKGKRFTDYGVHNKQALVLVNHGNAKGIDIYNLSQLIQKTIKRIFDISIETEVNII; this is encoded by the coding sequence ATGGTCATAGAGCACAATGTTTCATTACAACCTTTTAATACCTTTGGCATAGACGCTAAGGCAAAACAGTACTGCAACATTACCAATACAACTGTGCTTTCAGAAATTTTAAAGACTAAAAACGACCAATCTTTTTTTATTCTGGGCGGCGGAAGTAATATGCTGCTCACTAAAGATATTGAAGCCTTAGTGTTACACATTAATTTAAAAGGCATTGAAGTCGTTAATGAAACCGATGACTCTGTATTTGTTAAAGCCATGGCTGGCGAAAACTGGCACCAATTTGTACTCTGGTGTTTAAAGCACAACTATGGTGGCATTGAGAATTTATCCCTAATTCCAGGTAATGTTGGCACCTCACCTATCCAAAATATAGGCGCCTATGGTGTAGAACTTAAAGATGTTTTTGAAAGTTGTGAGGCTATTAATATCAAAAACCAAGACAGCAGAATATTTTATAAGGATGACTGCGGTTTTGACTACAGAGAATCTGTCTTTAAACAAGAACTAAAGGGCAAATACATTATTACTAGTGTTACATTTAAGCTAAGCAAACACCATCACAAGCTGCATACAGCTTATGGAGCAATTAAGCAACAACTCCAAGATTTACAAATTAATAACCCAACGATTAAAGATGTGTCTAATGCCGTAATAGCTATAAGACAAAGCAAATTACCAGACCCAAAAGATATAGGCAACAGCGGAAGTTTTTTTAAAAACCCTGTCATTTCAAAAAGACAATTCAATAAATTACAAGCTAATTTTCCCGATGTGCCTTCATATATAGTGTCCGATAGTATGGTAAAAGTACCAGCTGGATGGCTTATAGAACGAGCCGGTTTTAAAGGTAAACGATTTACTGATTATGGAGTACACAATAAGCAAGCTCTTGTTTTAGTTAATCATGGTAATGCTAAAGGAATTGATATTTACAACCTCTCACAATTAATTCAGAAAACCATAAAGCGAATTTTTGATATCTCTATTGAAACCGAAGTAAACATTATATAA
- a CDS encoding Nramp family divalent metal transporter, whose amino-acid sequence MLSYLKKLGPGLLFAGAAIGVSHLVQSTRAGADFGLGLLWALLLVHLFKYPFFQFGPRYAVATGESLLEGYHKLGRPILITYFILNLATMFTIQAAVTIVTAGLANSLFGDISFLNFGIENISSVEIWTIILLFICLFILLIGKYNTLDKLIKVIIITLTISTLIAVCFAFIEFDKSIDFNQVLPNNKIEIAFLIAFMGWMPAPLDISVWHSIWALEKKKNEGSFTPKNALLDFNIGFFGAIVLGIAFVSLGYFVMYNSGDSFSNEAGVFSNQLIELYTKSLGDWAKILIGIAAFTTMFSTTITTLDASPRAMNKSLEILNNKSYRKGYLNWILILTFGTIIIFLVLASEMGLLIKVATILSFVTAPFYAIINYKLLCSKHTPRIWRPSLAVHILSWLGIGFLLGFSIWYLSTL is encoded by the coding sequence ATGCTATCTTATTTAAAGAAATTAGGTCCTGGTTTATTATTTGCTGGTGCAGCAATTGGTGTTTCTCACTTGGTGCAATCTACAAGGGCTGGTGCTGATTTTGGATTAGGATTATTATGGGCACTGTTGCTTGTTCATCTATTTAAATACCCTTTCTTTCAATTTGGCCCAAGATATGCGGTAGCAACAGGAGAGAGTTTATTAGAAGGTTATCATAAATTGGGTAGGCCAATTTTAATAACTTATTTTATTTTAAACTTAGCTACAATGTTTACAATTCAAGCTGCTGTAACCATTGTTACGGCTGGCTTGGCCAATTCCTTATTTGGTGATATTTCCTTTTTAAACTTCGGTATTGAAAACATAAGCAGTGTAGAAATCTGGACGATTATCTTACTCTTTATTTGTCTTTTTATTCTATTAATTGGAAAATACAACACCTTAGACAAACTCATTAAAGTGATAATTATAACACTTACCATAAGCACCTTAATTGCTGTCTGTTTTGCTTTTATTGAATTTGATAAGAGTATAGACTTCAATCAGGTATTACCAAACAATAAAATTGAAATTGCTTTTTTAATTGCCTTTATGGGATGGATGCCAGCACCTTTAGACATCTCTGTTTGGCATTCTATTTGGGCATTAGAAAAGAAAAAAAACGAAGGCTCATTTACTCCAAAAAATGCGTTGTTAGATTTTAATATCGGTTTTTTTGGTGCAATTGTTTTAGGAATTGCTTTTGTCAGTTTGGGCTATTTTGTGATGTACAATTCTGGTGATAGCTTTAGTAATGAAGCTGGTGTATTTTCTAATCAGCTTATAGAATTATACACCAAAAGTTTAGGTGATTGGGCTAAAATTCTTATTGGTATTGCTGCCTTTACAACGATGTTTAGTACTACAATTACCACACTAGATGCATCTCCCAGAGCCATGAACAAAAGTTTAGAAATTCTAAATAATAAAAGCTACAGAAAAGGTTACCTTAACTGGATACTAATCTTAACCTTCGGCACCATAATTATCTTTTTAGTTCTGGCCTCTGAGATGGGATTATTGATTAAAGTAGCTACAATTCTATCGTTTGTAACAGCACCTTTCTATGCTATAATAAATTACAAACTACTCTGTAGTAAACATACACCAAGAATTTGGCGACCAAGTTTAGCCGTGCACATCTTATCTTGGTTGGGAATTGGTTTTCTATTGGGCTTTAGTATTTGGTATCTAAGCACTCTGTAA
- a CDS encoding glycosyltransferase encodes MNFSAILFILFVVIVVIQLIYYLAFLFSFSVLRPEKKIKKHIPISIIICAKNEAKNLKKHLPSILDQDYLNFEVVLVNDSSTDKTLKVMKLFKATNSNIKIVDVKSNEAFWGNKKYALTLGIKASTNDFLVFTDADCKPNSNKWLAEISSKFSNQKAIVLGYSAYAKKKNSFLNALIRFETIITAQQYFSYAKLGMPYMGVGRNMAYRKELFFNNNGFNGHMSIKSGDDDLFINEVANSNNTEISFSKESFTISAPKTTYKDWILQKRRHVSTAKFYKPKHKLLLGLFYISQLFFWVFGITLVILGYNIYWVLALIALRFVTQLLCFGFTAKKLDDTYLVIFSPILELFLVTTQLIIFIANLISTPKHWK; translated from the coding sequence ATGAACTTTTCGGCTATACTATTTATACTATTTGTAGTTATAGTTGTCATTCAGCTTATTTATTATTTAGCGTTTCTTTTTTCTTTTTCAGTCTTACGTCCAGAAAAAAAAATAAAAAAGCATATACCTATATCCATAATTATTTGCGCTAAAAATGAAGCCAAAAATCTTAAAAAACACCTTCCTTCTATTTTAGATCAAGACTACTTAAACTTTGAAGTTGTTTTGGTTAACGATAGTTCTACAGACAAAACCCTAAAGGTCATGAAGCTGTTTAAGGCTACTAATAGCAATATTAAGATAGTTGATGTAAAGTCTAACGAAGCATTTTGGGGAAATAAAAAATACGCACTTACTTTGGGTATTAAGGCCTCAACCAACGATTTTCTTGTTTTTACTGATGCCGATTGTAAACCAAACTCCAATAAGTGGCTTGCGGAAATAAGCAGTAAATTCTCAAACCAAAAAGCCATTGTGCTCGGTTATAGTGCTTACGCTAAAAAAAAGAATTCTTTTTTAAATGCACTTATAAGATTTGAGACTATAATAACAGCCCAACAATACTTCTCTTATGCTAAATTAGGAATGCCTTACATGGGAGTAGGCAGAAATATGGCCTACAGAAAAGAACTATTTTTTAACAATAACGGCTTTAATGGGCACATGTCCATAAAATCTGGGGACGATGATTTGTTCATAAATGAAGTTGCCAACTCAAATAACACCGAAATCTCTTTCTCTAAGGAAAGTTTTACCATTTCAGCACCTAAAACAACTTATAAGGACTGGATATTACAAAAACGTAGACATGTTAGCACAGCCAAGTTCTACAAGCCCAAGCACAAGCTACTATTAGGTCTATTTTATATATCTCAACTCTTTTTCTGGGTTTTTGGTATTACCCTTGTAATCCTCGGTTATAACATTTATTGGGTATTGGCTCTAATTGCGTTGCGTTTTGTAACTCAACTTTTGTGTTTTGGATTTACTGCTAAAAAACTAGACGACACCTATTTGGTTATTTTTTCACCCATCCTAGAATTGTTTTTAGTTACAACACAATTAATTATCTTTATTGCTAATCTTATATCTACACCAAAACATTGGAAATAA
- a CDS encoding DUF4846 domain-containing protein, with protein sequence MKKLILLLFIISLVFIAFQFKPVENAYDTVKAIVETPSLVNKDSLTIKTRVNISEGYKRVAYPKSSFEEYLRNYKLKAFGSKIINYYKTEYFWQRGHIGILEVPVPKNGLQQCADALIRIRSEYLWDNNRKDEIGFNFTSGHYCSWTKYAEGYRPKISGNKVSFHKTARANHSKENFYNYLNLIYTYSGTLSLYNELKSIKSKDLKIGDMLIKGGSPGHIVMLCDEAINNKGEKLFLLFQGNTPAQSVHLVKNLEDKSISPWYRLKDNCKINVSNYTFQNSEYVRFK encoded by the coding sequence ATGAAGAAACTAATACTGCTCTTGTTTATAATTAGTTTGGTTTTTATTGCATTTCAATTTAAACCTGTTGAGAATGCTTACGATACGGTAAAAGCCATTGTTGAAACTCCAAGTTTAGTCAATAAGGATAGCTTAACTATTAAAACTAGAGTTAACATATCCGAAGGCTACAAACGTGTTGCATATCCTAAAAGTAGTTTTGAAGAATACCTTAGAAATTATAAACTCAAAGCCTTTGGCAGCAAAATTATAAACTACTATAAGACAGAGTACTTTTGGCAACGTGGACACATCGGTATTTTAGAAGTACCTGTGCCAAAAAATGGTTTACAACAATGCGCAGATGCCCTTATTAGAATAAGAAGCGAATACCTTTGGGATAATAACAGAAAGGATGAAATTGGTTTCAACTTTACATCTGGTCATTATTGCTCTTGGACAAAATATGCTGAAGGTTACCGACCAAAAATTAGTGGAAACAAGGTCTCTTTTCATAAAACAGCAAGAGCTAATCATAGTAAAGAAAATTTTTACAATTATTTAAATCTTATATACACTTACTCAGGTACATTGTCGCTTTACAATGAACTAAAATCTATTAAATCTAAAGATTTGAAAATTGGAGATATGCTCATAAAAGGTGGTAGTCCAGGACATATTGTAATGCTTTGCGACGAAGCCATTAATAACAAAGGCGAAAAATTATTTCTTTTGTTTCAAGGTAATACACCTGCGCAAAGTGTACATCTTGTTAAAAATCTCGAAGACAAATCAATCTCACCTTGGTACCGATTAAAAGACAATTGCAAGATTAACGTTTCTAATTATACATTTCAAAATTCAGAGTATGTAAGATTTAAATAG
- a CDS encoding Na(+)-translocating NADH-quinone reductase subunit F, whose protein sequence is MKTTSKRFDEALKKLYTAFHNKTLNPEDCKQCAVGNILDKSDIWKHMTNLHGSIKLNYVGLVHQNLGRRFNGYTPIELLKIEASFLEGCGYRLGKTYCHKPDFYKSQDILFNGLNAVVATLCELDGVKNVMNCGALFDYEIKEQLKLQSA, encoded by the coding sequence ATGAAAACTACCAGCAAACGTTTTGATGAAGCTTTAAAAAAACTCTACACAGCCTTTCATAACAAAACACTCAATCCCGAAGACTGTAAACAATGTGCCGTAGGGAATATTCTAGATAAAAGTGATATCTGGAAACATATGACCAATCTGCACGGTTCTATTAAATTAAACTACGTTGGTTTAGTACATCAAAATTTAGGTAGACGATTTAATGGTTATACACCAATAGAGTTGTTAAAAATTGAAGCTTCTTTTTTAGAAGGTTGCGGATATCGTTTGGGTAAAACCTATTGTCACAAACCTGATTTTTATAAAAGCCAAGATATATTATTTAATGGATTAAATGCCGTTGTTGCAACTTTATGTGAGTTGGATGGCGTTAAAAATGTTATGAATTGTGGTGCTCTTTTCGATTATGAAATTAAAGAGCAACTTAAATTACAGAGTGCTTAG
- a CDS encoding anti-sigma factor domain-containing protein produces METKLHTFLNSNLLNKYLVGEATHEETKEVEFFISNYPEAAAAYEKLQNNLEIIAKAGAVDVPNHILGNILDALDETNETKVIQLVQNKRTPWYSLAATAAAVLFAVSSFFLYQKNKTLLDENNVVIDEIYDLRSDIEKNNAMLSELSSELNKLNDPDARKYIISGNDRAKDLKTVAYINPVEKTSMIDVIKLPELPEDQHYQIWAELQDRMVNLGILNASDRKMKQIPYMEDALALSIKIGKDGDDTNENNTEVAEISLKEK; encoded by the coding sequence ATGGAAACAAAATTACATACCTTTTTAAATTCTAACTTACTAAATAAATACTTAGTAGGTGAGGCTACCCACGAAGAAACAAAGGAGGTAGAATTTTTTATTAGTAATTACCCAGAAGCTGCAGCAGCTTATGAAAAACTTCAGAATAACTTAGAGATTATTGCAAAAGCTGGTGCTGTTGACGTTCCTAATCATATTTTGGGAAACATCTTAGACGCTTTAGACGAAACCAACGAAACCAAGGTAATTCAGTTAGTACAAAACAAAAGAACCCCTTGGTATAGTTTAGCAGCAACTGCTGCTGCAGTATTATTTGCTGTGTCTTCATTTTTCTTATACCAGAAAAATAAAACCCTTTTAGACGAAAACAATGTGGTTATTGATGAAATTTATGATTTAAGAAGCGACATAGAAAAAAACAACGCTATGTTGTCTGAATTGTCATCTGAACTAAATAAACTTAATGACCCTGATGCAAGAAAATATATAATTAGCGGTAACGATAGAGCTAAAGACCTTAAAACTGTTGCTTACATAAATCCCGTTGAAAAAACCTCGATGATAGATGTAATTAAGCTCCCAGAATTACCAGAAGATCAGCATTACCAAATTTGGGCAGAACTGCAAGACAGAATGGTAAACTTAGGTATATTAAACGCGTCTGACCGGAAGATGAAACAAATACCATACATGGAAGACGCCTTAGCCTTAAGTATTAAAATAGGCAAGGACGGTGATGACACAAATGAAAACAATACTGAGGTTGCAGAAATCTCGTTAAAAGAAAAATAA
- a CDS encoding SLC13 family permease, which translates to MYPLSKRLGLILGPLLFILLQVFQFSLISEKADVVIAVAFWMIIWWITEAVSISVTALLPLFLFPLFKVMPMDEVGANYGSPIVFLFFGGFVLALALEKVNLHRRIALNIIRLTGTTPNKVILGFMLATAFMSMWISNTASAVVMLPIAMSVINLLINDTDGFTKPDQNFALSVMLGIAFSANAGGIATIIGTPPNSILIGLLENEYNTEISFLNWLIVGLPFSVILITIIYFVLLKLFPNKGLEFRASKTVIEGELKKLGKLSPKERQVLITFAVIVSLWVFRTVINGIFPKLGLTDTMISILGALALFTVPHKFNKGAFILEWKDTQKLAWGILILFGGGLALAKGMSASGIVDIVAETISKSEISVLFTASLLIFLMLFMTELMSNVALTAVLAPVVAGIAIGLEVPILYLLIPVTMASSCAFMLPMATPPNAIVFASGFVKVHQMARVGVILNLISVLLLILMFRYVLPLIF; encoded by the coding sequence ATGTATCCACTATCAAAACGTTTGGGTTTAATCTTAGGTCCTTTATTGTTTATCCTCCTTCAAGTGTTTCAGTTTAGCTTAATTTCAGAAAAAGCTGATGTTGTTATTGCGGTTGCATTTTGGATGATTATCTGGTGGATAACAGAAGCAGTTTCTATTTCGGTAACTGCCTTGTTGCCTTTGTTCTTATTTCCTTTGTTTAAAGTGATGCCAATGGATGAGGTTGGTGCCAATTACGGAAGTCCCATTGTATTTCTCTTTTTTGGTGGTTTTGTTTTGGCGTTAGCTTTGGAGAAAGTAAATCTTCATAGACGTATTGCACTAAACATAATAAGACTTACAGGTACAACTCCCAATAAAGTTATACTAGGTTTTATGCTGGCTACAGCTTTTATGAGCATGTGGATAAGCAATACGGCTAGTGCCGTGGTAATGTTGCCAATAGCCATGTCTGTAATAAACTTACTTATAAATGATACTGACGGTTTTACTAAGCCAGATCAAAATTTTGCATTAAGTGTAATGCTTGGTATTGCGTTTTCTGCTAATGCTGGTGGCATTGCAACAATAATTGGCACACCACCAAACTCTATTCTAATCGGTTTACTAGAGAATGAATACAACACGGAGATATCCTTTTTGAATTGGTTAATTGTTGGCTTACCTTTTTCGGTCATTTTAATTACTATAATCTATTTTGTACTGCTCAAATTATTTCCGAATAAGGGATTAGAATTTAGAGCTTCAAAAACAGTAATTGAAGGTGAATTAAAGAAGTTGGGTAAGCTCTCACCAAAGGAAAGACAGGTACTGATAACATTTGCCGTAATAGTATCACTTTGGGTTTTTAGAACAGTCATTAATGGTATATTTCCAAAACTTGGCCTAACAGATACCATGATTAGTATTTTGGGAGCTTTAGCATTGTTTACAGTACCACATAAGTTTAATAAAGGCGCGTTTATTTTAGAGTGGAAAGACACACAGAAGTTAGCTTGGGGAATTTTAATACTTTTTGGTGGTGGTTTAGCATTAGCAAAAGGCATGTCTGCAAGTGGTATTGTAGATATTGTGGCAGAAACAATTTCTAAAAGTGAAATAAGTGTTTTATTCACAGCTTCGTTACTTATCTTCTTAATGTTGTTCATGACGGAGTTGATGAGCAACGTAGCATTAACAGCTGTGTTAGCGCCAGTTGTGGCTGGTATTGCCATAGGACTAGAAGTGCCAATATTATATTTGCTTATACCTGTTACCATGGCAAGTAGTTGTGCATTTATGTTACCAATGGCGACACCGCCAAATGCAATTGTATTTGCCAGTGGTTTTGTGAAAGTACATCAAATGGCAAGGGTAGGAGTGATATTAAACCTTATCTCCGTACTCTTGTTAATTTTAATGTTTCGGTATGTATTACCATTAATTTTTTAA
- a CDS encoding RNA polymerase sigma factor, whose protein sequence is MSVTPTEQKIIDLLGKSDKRALDLLYENYSSSLYGVILKVTINEEIAQDALQETFIKVWKNAHKYDPKKAKLFTWLFRIARNTAIDKLRSFNNRYHKEVQIDTSNVYILPSSNLNQDVLDIKEHVGRLEEKYQIVLDALFFQGMTQQEASDELNIPLGTIKSRLKIGLRELKKVYDPQ, encoded by the coding sequence TTGAGCGTTACACCAACCGAACAGAAAATAATCGATTTACTAGGCAAAAGTGATAAGCGTGCCTTAGACTTGTTATACGAAAACTATTCTAGCAGCCTCTACGGAGTTATTTTAAAGGTAACTATAAACGAAGAGATTGCACAAGATGCTTTGCAAGAAACTTTTATTAAAGTCTGGAAAAATGCTCACAAATACGATCCCAAAAAGGCTAAACTATTTACTTGGCTTTTTAGAATTGCTAGAAATACAGCTATTGATAAACTAAGAAGTTTTAATAATAGATATCACAAAGAAGTCCAAATCGATACTTCAAACGTATATATCTTACCATCAAGTAATTTAAACCAAGATGTTTTGGACATTAAAGAGCATGTTGGGCGACTCGAGGAAAAGTACCAAATTGTTTTAGATGCCTTGTTTTTTCAAGGTATGACACAACAAGAAGCCAGTGACGAATTAAACATTCCGCTTGGTACTATAAAATCGAGATTAAAAATAGGGCTGCGTGAACTTAAAAAAGTTTATGACCCACAATAA
- a CDS encoding membrane or secreted protein, translating into MKLLLLTLGMLALAVAGIAIKIWAKKDGKFAGTCASQNPMLNKEGESCGFCGKTPDQFKDCNEPQHS; encoded by the coding sequence ATGAAATTATTACTTCTTACTTTAGGAATGTTAGCATTAGCTGTTGCCGGAATTGCCATTAAAATCTGGGCCAAGAAAGATGGCAAATTTGCAGGTACATGCGCAAGTCAAAACCCAATGCTTAATAAAGAAGGAGAATCATGTGGTTTTTGCGGAAAAACTCCAGACCAGTTCAAAGACTGTAACGAACCTCAACATTCTTAA